Within the Streptomyces sp. R41 genome, the region CGCTGCTGGAGGCTCTGCCCGGCCTCCTCCCAGGTACGGCCGAGGGCGCCCTTCTGGTAGTACGGCATGAGTTCGCGCCAGGTGTCGAAGACCTTCTTGACCTTGGTAGCGGTCCACGACTCGTCGCCCGCCATCAGCGACTTGTGGAAGTCGTATCCGTTCAGACGCATGTTGATGTAGTCGAAGGTGCCCATCGCGGGCCAGCCGTCCTTGTCGCAGAAGGCGACCGGAGTGCCGTCCTTGGACATCTTCTTGGCGAGCGCGATGAACTCGTCCCAGGTCTTCGGCTGTTGGTAACCCTTGCTCTGGAAGAGGCTCTTCCGGTGGAAGACCGCCCACGGGTAGTAGTAATAGGGCACGAAGTACTGCTTGCCCGCGTGCGTGGACTGTTCCTTGAGCGCGTCGGAGAATCCGCTGAAGCCGCTCCACACGTCGCTGATCTCGTGCAGGAGCCCCTTCTCCGCGAAGTACTGCATGCGATATCCGGCGAACCACATGAAGACGTCGTCGGGCGTGCCCTGGAGATAGCGGTTGATGTTCTCCTGGAAGTCGTTGTGGTCCTTGGTGTTGACCTTGACCTTCTTGCCGGACTTCTTCTCGTACGCCGCGAAGGCCGCCGCGTACGCCTTCTTGGGGACCGGGTCCGACGCGTTGGACCCCACCGTTACTTCGTTCTTGTTTCCACCGGGTCCGTCGCCGCACGCGGACAGCAGGGCGGGGAGTGTGAGCGCGCCGGCTCCGACGGCCGCACCACGCAAGAGATTTCGCCGGGACATCCGATGTCCTGTCGTGCCTCCGGGCACGATGAGCCCCTTCAACGATGACTGTGCCATGTCCCCCTCCTCGGGGTGCCACCCAACACAACCGAACGCGAGGCTTGGATCTCACTCCCAAGTGGGGGTGCCGTCAAGGGTTCCGACGAGATATCGAACAACCGTTACCACTTCTCTTCCAACAGAGTCGGACAGGTCCTACCGTAAACGCGCACCATTGTCGCGGACATGTAGACATCCAACCTTTCGCGAGTTCGGAGGAACGTAACGATGCGTCACCTTCACACCCGCACAACCCGCCGAAGAGTGGTCGGAGCGCTGGCCGCAGGACTGTTGTGTACGACCGGGCTCATGGCGCCCGCCTTCGCCGCCCCCGCCCAGGAACCCGGCTCCCCCACGACGGCGGACGGCCTCGCCCTCACCCCGCCGATGGGCTTCAACAACTGGAACTCCACGCACTGCCGCGCCGAGTTCAACGATGACATGGTCAAGGGCATCGCGGACATCTTCGTCGACAAGGGCCTCAAGGACGCCGGGTACCAGTACGTCAATCTGGACGACTGCTGGGCCCTGCCGTCCCGAGACGCGAACGGCAAGTTGGTGCCCGACCCGGTGCGATTCCCCCATGGAATCAAGGCGGTTGCCGACTACGTGCACGCCAAGGGGCTCAAGCTCGGCATCTACACCAGCGCGGGCACCAAGACGTGCAACAGCGCGGGATTCCCCGGCGCTCTCGGCCACGAGTACAGCGACGCCCAGCAGTTCGCCGACTGGGGTGTCGACTACCTCAAGTACGACAACTGCAACAACCAGGGCGTGGACGCCAAGTTGCGGTACACCACAATGCGTGACGCTCTGAAGGCGACCGGGCGCCCCATCGTCTACAGCATCTGCGAGTGGGGCCAGAACAAGCCCTGGGAATGGGCGTCGGACGTCGGACATCTGTGGCGTACGACCGGGGACATCAGCGACAGTTGGGGCTCGATGCTGTCGATCCTCAAGCAGAACCTGCCGCTCGCCCCGTACGCCGGTCCCGGGCACTGGAACGACCCGGACATGCTGGAGGTCGGCAACGGCGGCATGACCGACACCGAGTACCGCTCGCACTTCTCCATGTGGTCGATCATGGCGGCGCCGCTGCTGATCGGCTCCGATCTGCGCAAGGCGTCCGCCGCGACCTTCGACATCCTCGACAACAAGGAGGTCATCGCGGTCGACCAGGACCCGCTGGGCAAGCAGGGCACCGTGCTCTCCTCCGAGGGCGGACGCTGGGTCGTCGCCAAGGAGATGAAGGACGGCAGCCGGGCGGTGGCGCTGTTCAACGAGACAGGCAGCGCGCAGCGGATCGCCACGACCGCGCGGGACGTGGGCCTGCCCGAGGCGGACGCCTACACACTGCGCGATCTGTGGCAGCACAAGAGCTACAACACCGCGGGCACCATCTCGGCGACCGTCCCCGCGCACGGAACCGTGCTGGTACGGGTCTCGGTCGACCCCCAGTGGGCCAAGAACCCGCCCGCCGTGGAACTCGGACTGGACGGAAGCCCGTTGGTCGAGGCGGGCAGGACGGCCTCCCTGACGTCGACTGTCACCGACCTCGGCCGGACGCCCGCGCAGCGCGTCTCCGTGACCTTGAGCGGACCGGAGGGCTGGACGGTCGCGGCGACCTCGCCGACGGGCGCGGGCACGGTGCCGACGGGCCGAGCCCTGCGTACGCAGTGGAAGGTCACCGCCCCCGCCGGCGCGGCCTCGGGCGCGTACGACCTGACGCTGAAGGCCACTTACCGCTCACCGACCGGTGGACGCGCCGAGAGCGTGCTGCCGCTGAAGGCTTCCGTGGTCGTGGCGCCGCCTTCCGGGGTCTCCTCCCTAGGTGACCTTCCGTGGCTGTCAACGGCCAACGGCTGGGGGCCGGTTGAGCGCAATACGAGCAATGGTGAGAGCGCCGCGGGCGATGGTCATCCGATCACTCTGGGCGGAGTCGTATACGCCAAGGGGCTCGGAGTGCACGCCGAGAGCGCCGTCGAGTACTACACGGGCAAGGCGTGCGAGACGGTCACCGCCGACGTCGGCGTCGACGACGAGAAGGGCGCCAAGGGCACCGTCGCCTTCGAGATCTGGGCCGACGCAACGAAGGTCGCCTCGACCGGAGTCCTCACCAACGCTATGCCGGCCCAGCCGATCACTGCCGACGTGACCGGTGCCCAGGTGGTCCGACTCGTCGTCACCGACGGCGGCGACGGGATCGACTCGGACCACGCGGACTGGGGGAACGCCCAGCTCAGCTGCTGAAGCCACGGAGGCGGGGTGAAGTCATGTCGGCCGGTCCCCCACGCTCGCCGTGTCCGCCGGCTTCGCCCTGAGCCCTGAGCCTGAGCCCTGAGTGGGGAAAGGGGGCGGTTGGGGGTTTGTTTCGCCCCCTCCGCCCCTTCCCGTCCCGTACCGGGGCGCTCCCCCCAGACCCCGCACCTCAATCGCCGGAGGTGCTGAAACTTACCCGCGCTGGAGGGTCCAGAGCGGCCGACCCTGGCCGCTCAGACGCCCGCCGCCGTCGCGCTCGGATTCCTGCTGAGCGCGGCCGCGGCCGCGCCGACCAGACCGGCGTCCGTGCCCATGAGGGCGGGCGCCACAATCAGCCGCCGTACGAAGGACAGTGTCGCGTAGTTGGCCAGGGCCTCGCGCAGCGGCGCGAACAGGACGTCGCCCGCCTTGCCCACTCCCCCGCCGATGACGGCGATGTCGATCTCGACGAGGGTCGCCGTGGCCGCGATGCCCGCGGCGAGCGCCTGCGCGGCCCGTTCGAAGGAGGCCACGGCCACCGGGTCGCCCGCACGGGCGGCCTCGGCCACCGCGGCGGCCGAGGTGTCGCCGTCGGGGCCGGGCCGCCAGCCGCCCTCCAGCGCGCGGCGGGCGATGTTCGGACCGCTCGCGATGCGCTCGACGCAGCCGCGGGAGCCGCACGGGCAGGCGTCGCCGTCGAGGTCGACGCTGATGTGCCCGATGTGGCCGGCGTTGCCCGTGGGGCCGGGGTGCAACTGCCCGTTCAGGACGAGCCCGCCGCCCACGCCCGTGGACACCACCATGCACAGCGCGTTGTCGTGGCCGCGGGCGGCGCCCTGCCAGTGCTCGGCCGCCGTGATGGCCACGCCGTCGCCGATCAGCCCGACGGGCAGCCCCGCCGTGGCCATGCGAACCCTCTCGACCAGCGGGTAGTCGCGCCAGCCCGGAACATTCACGGGGCTCACCGTGCCCGCGGAGGCGTCCACCGGGCCCGCGCTGCCGATGCCGACGGCCCGCGCCCTGCTCCACAGCGGGGAGACCGACAGCTCGCCGATGACCTCCTCGACGGCCCGCATCACGGTGTCGCCGTCCTCCTGCGCGGGCGTCGCGCGCTGCGCGCGCAGGAGGATCCGGCCGTGGCCGTCCACCAGCGCTCCGGCGATCTTGGTGCCGCCGATGTCGAGCGCGGCCACGAGGTCGGTGTGCATCTGAGTCAGGTCTCCCGGTGAACCTTGAGAAAAGGGCAGGCCGGTCTCGCGGTGCGGGCGCAGGCCAGAGATTGCGGTGGACAGTCTCTCCCGCATCTGACAACGTTGTCCAGGCTCTATGCTCGACGCCACATCCTCATACAACCCCATGGACCGACGCATCCCCGTGGACGACAGGACAGGACAGCACATCGTGGCCGAGACCGCCCACCGAGCAGACCGCCACTCCGGAACTCGCTACGGAAACCGTCCGACCATGAAGGACGTAGCGGCGCGTGCGGGAGTCGGCCTCAAGACTGTCTCGCGTGTAGTCAACGGCGAGCCGGGGGTCACCCCGGACACCGAGCGCCGCGTCCAGGAGGCCATCGACGCGCTGGGCTTTCGCCGCAACGACAGCGCGCGGGTGCTGCGCAAGGGCCGCACCGCCAGCATCGGCCTCGTCCTGGAGGACCTCGCGGACCCGTTCTACGGGCCGCTGAGCCGCGCGGTGGAGGAAGTGGCCCGTGCCCACGGCGCCCTGCTGATCAACGGCTCCAGCGCCGAGGACCCGGACCGCGAGCAGGAACTGGTCCTCGCCCTGTGCGCGCGCCGCGTGGACGGGCTCGTCGTCATTCCGGCCGGTGACGACCACCGCTATCTGGAGCCCGAGATAAAGGCGGG harbors:
- a CDS encoding ABC transporter substrate-binding protein, with translation MSRRNLLRGAAVGAGALTLPALLSACGDGPGGNKNEVTVGSNASDPVPKKAYAAAFAAYEKKSGKKVKVNTKDHNDFQENINRYLQGTPDDVFMWFAGYRMQYFAEKGLLHEISDVWSGFSGFSDALKEQSTHAGKQYFVPYYYYPWAVFHRKSLFQSKGYQQPKTWDEFIALAKKMSKDGTPVAFCDKDGWPAMGTFDYINMRLNGYDFHKSLMAGDESWTATKVKKVFDTWRELMPYYQKGALGRTWEEAGQSLQQRKTGMAVFGMPHPGTQFPASERDDIDFFAFPEIDPQYAQDAVEAPIDGFLVAKKSKNLDGARALLKWLGTPKAEDTYLALDPNNVAVNDGADTSKYSALQKKSAQLVSGAKQISQFMDRDTRPDFASTVMIKAIQDFIGNPKDVDGLCNSIERQKKTIFSSPVG
- a CDS encoding ROK family protein; the protein is MHTDLVAALDIGGTKIAGALVDGHGRILLRAQRATPAQEDGDTVMRAVEEVIGELSVSPLWSRARAVGIGSAGPVDASAGTVSPVNVPGWRDYPLVERVRMATAGLPVGLIGDGVAITAAEHWQGAARGHDNALCMVVSTGVGGGLVLNGQLHPGPTGNAGHIGHISVDLDGDACPCGSRGCVERIASGPNIARRALEGGWRPGPDGDTSAAAVAEAARAGDPVAVASFERAAQALAAGIAATATLVEIDIAVIGGGVGKAGDVLFAPLREALANYATLSFVRRLIVAPALMGTDAGLVGAAAAALSRNPSATAAGV
- a CDS encoding NPCBM/NEW2 domain-containing protein, which gives rise to MRHLHTRTTRRRVVGALAAGLLCTTGLMAPAFAAPAQEPGSPTTADGLALTPPMGFNNWNSTHCRAEFNDDMVKGIADIFVDKGLKDAGYQYVNLDDCWALPSRDANGKLVPDPVRFPHGIKAVADYVHAKGLKLGIYTSAGTKTCNSAGFPGALGHEYSDAQQFADWGVDYLKYDNCNNQGVDAKLRYTTMRDALKATGRPIVYSICEWGQNKPWEWASDVGHLWRTTGDISDSWGSMLSILKQNLPLAPYAGPGHWNDPDMLEVGNGGMTDTEYRSHFSMWSIMAAPLLIGSDLRKASAATFDILDNKEVIAVDQDPLGKQGTVLSSEGGRWVVAKEMKDGSRAVALFNETGSAQRIATTARDVGLPEADAYTLRDLWQHKSYNTAGTISATVPAHGTVLVRVSVDPQWAKNPPAVELGLDGSPLVEAGRTASLTSTVTDLGRTPAQRVSVTLSGPEGWTVAATSPTGAGTVPTGRALRTQWKVTAPAGAASGAYDLTLKATYRSPTGGRAESVLPLKASVVVAPPSGVSSLGDLPWLSTANGWGPVERNTSNGESAAGDGHPITLGGVVYAKGLGVHAESAVEYYTGKACETVTADVGVDDEKGAKGTVAFEIWADATKVASTGVLTNAMPAQPITADVTGAQVVRLVVTDGGDGIDSDHADWGNAQLSC